In Amycolatopsis endophytica, the following are encoded in one genomic region:
- a CDS encoding FAD-dependent oxidoreductase, which translates to MTRRVVVLGYGMAGARLADEIRARDPEGTRVSLTVIGEEPHAAYNRVLLSAVVAGTMRPETVRLHDADWAARHHVDLRTDVGAEHIDRTMRRVRLTDGSTVDYDALVLATGSKPWMPPVEGLTQDDGSPAPGVLTFRTLDDCDRILEAAEAGAPVAVLGGGLLGLEAARGLAGRGNLVTVVHPVGHVMERQLDPGAGRVLARVLGELGIDFRLGAGAARYLPGDGLKLDDGSKVHADLVVVSTGVRAETGLAADAGLEVDRGVVVDDALRTSDGRIHAIGDCAQHPGTASGLVEPAWQQAQVLADLLTGADVSSRYRGTRVITKLKARGIDLTALGDVHTDATDPDAEVVCLDDPSRGRYAKLIVREERVAGAILLGAPDAAANITHLFDRGTPVPQDRLAVLLGRALPGGATAASSPADLPAAAVVCRCNSVTKGRLVEAFRAGATDVTELASVTRATTGCGSCRDAVRGIADWLATTA; encoded by the coding sequence ATGACCCGCAGGGTGGTGGTGCTGGGCTACGGCATGGCGGGGGCCCGCCTCGCCGACGAGATCCGGGCGCGCGATCCGGAAGGCACGCGCGTCTCGCTGACCGTCATCGGCGAGGAGCCGCATGCCGCGTACAACCGCGTCCTGCTCTCCGCCGTCGTGGCGGGCACGATGCGCCCCGAGACGGTCCGGCTGCACGACGCGGACTGGGCCGCGCGGCATCACGTCGACCTGCGCACGGACGTCGGCGCCGAGCACATCGACCGCACCATGCGGCGGGTCCGGCTCACCGACGGATCCACTGTGGACTACGACGCGCTGGTGCTGGCCACCGGCAGCAAACCGTGGATGCCGCCGGTCGAAGGACTCACGCAGGATGACGGATCCCCGGCGCCCGGTGTGCTCACCTTCCGCACCCTCGACGACTGTGACCGCATCCTCGAAGCCGCCGAGGCCGGTGCCCCGGTCGCGGTGCTCGGCGGTGGCCTGCTCGGCCTGGAGGCGGCCCGCGGCTTGGCCGGGCGCGGGAACCTCGTCACCGTCGTGCACCCGGTCGGCCACGTGATGGAACGCCAGCTCGATCCCGGTGCGGGCCGGGTGCTGGCCCGCGTGCTGGGTGAGCTGGGCATCGATTTCCGGCTCGGCGCGGGCGCGGCCCGTTACCTGCCCGGTGACGGGCTCAAGCTCGACGACGGCAGCAAGGTGCACGCCGACCTCGTCGTGGTCAGCACCGGGGTGCGGGCCGAGACCGGGCTCGCCGCGGACGCCGGGCTGGAGGTCGACCGCGGCGTCGTGGTCGACGACGCGCTGCGCACCAGCGACGGCCGCATCCACGCGATCGGCGACTGCGCGCAGCACCCCGGCACGGCGTCCGGGCTGGTCGAACCGGCCTGGCAGCAGGCACAGGTGCTGGCCGATCTGCTGACCGGCGCCGACGTGTCGTCGCGCTACCGCGGCACGCGGGTCATCACCAAGCTCAAGGCCCGCGGCATCGACCTCACCGCGCTCGGCGACGTGCACACCGACGCCACCGACCCGGACGCCGAGGTCGTGTGCCTCGACGACCCGTCCCGCGGTCGCTACGCGAAGCTCATCGTGCGTGAAGAGCGCGTGGCCGGGGCGATCCTGCTCGGCGCGCCGGACGCCGCAGCGAACATCACGCACCTGTTCGACCGGGGCACCCCGGTCCCCCAGGACCGGCTCGCCGTCCTGCTCGGACGCGCGCTGCCGGGCGGGGCGACCGCCGCGTCGAGCCCCGCCGACCTCCCGGCGGCCGCCGTCGTCTGCCGGTGCAACTCCGTGACGAAGGGACGCCTGGTCGAGGCGTTCCGCGCCGGTGCCACCGACGTCACCGAACTCGCGTCCGTGACCAGAGCGACAACCGGATGTGGCAGCTGCCGCGACGCCGTCCGCGGCATCGCCGACTGGCTCGCCACCACCGCTTAG
- a CDS encoding molybdopterin oxidoreductase family protein — protein MSLSGTAVAPREFPANGGGLCQKGWTSGSLLTTPARLTTPLVRVEGELVPATWDDALDLIARRITEVQAGHGRDGVAVFGGGGLTNEKSYLLGKFARVALGTSQIDYNGRFCMSSAAAAGNRAFGLDRGLPFPLTDVGDADAVLLVGANPAETMPPFMQHLRKAIDSGGLVVVDPRRTPTAEQARLHLAPAPGTDLALALGILHALVADGLAAMSYVDRRTRGFEAVWQIVARWWPERVERITGVAAADQRRVATLLAKARSAYILTARGTEQHASGSDTVSAWINLALALGLPGRAGSGYGCLTGQGNGQGGREHGQKADQLPGYRKIDDPAAREHVARVWGVDPASLPGPGRSAYELLDALGTESGPKAMLVFGSNVVVSGPRSAHVAERLKSLDLLVVADFVLSETAAMADVVLPVTQWAEESGTMTNLEGRILLRRKAIDAPDGVRTDLEVLNGLAQRLGQPAERFPIDAEIVFTELREASRGGLADYSGVTYGRLHEGEALYWPVTGTGHAGTPRMFLDSFAHADGRARFVPVEHRGPAEPVDDEYPLIATTGRVLQHYQSGAQTRRTDELNALVPEVYVEVHPDTAARSGLAHGDWARVVSRRGETTARVRCVASMRPDTVFLPFHFPGAQRANLLTNPALDPASRMPEFKVCAVRLTTEDGAV, from the coding sequence ATGAGCCTGTCCGGCACCGCTGTCGCACCCCGCGAGTTCCCCGCCAACGGCGGGGGCCTGTGCCAGAAGGGCTGGACTTCGGGCAGCCTGCTCACCACCCCGGCTCGCCTGACCACGCCGCTGGTCCGGGTCGAGGGCGAACTGGTGCCCGCGACCTGGGACGACGCGCTCGACCTGATCGCCCGGCGCATCACCGAGGTGCAGGCCGGGCACGGCCGCGACGGGGTCGCCGTCTTCGGTGGCGGCGGCCTGACCAACGAAAAGAGCTACCTGCTGGGCAAGTTCGCACGCGTCGCCCTGGGCACGTCGCAGATCGACTACAACGGACGGTTCTGCATGTCGTCCGCGGCCGCCGCCGGGAACAGGGCGTTCGGCCTCGACCGCGGCCTGCCGTTCCCGCTGACCGACGTCGGTGACGCCGACGCGGTGCTGCTGGTCGGCGCCAACCCGGCCGAGACGATGCCGCCGTTCATGCAGCACCTGCGCAAGGCCATCGACTCCGGCGGGCTGGTCGTGGTGGACCCGCGGCGCACGCCGACCGCGGAGCAGGCGCGCCTGCATCTGGCGCCCGCGCCGGGCACGGATCTCGCGCTGGCGCTGGGAATCCTGCACGCACTGGTCGCCGACGGTCTGGCCGCGATGTCCTATGTGGACCGCCGGACCCGCGGTTTCGAGGCCGTGTGGCAGATTGTCGCCCGCTGGTGGCCCGAGCGCGTCGAACGGATCACCGGCGTCGCCGCGGCGGACCAGCGTCGCGTGGCGACGCTGCTGGCGAAGGCCCGCAGCGCCTACATCCTCACCGCGCGCGGCACTGAGCAGCACGCGAGCGGCTCGGACACCGTCAGCGCGTGGATCAACCTGGCCCTCGCGCTGGGCCTGCCGGGTCGCGCGGGTTCCGGGTACGGCTGCCTCACCGGGCAGGGCAACGGGCAGGGTGGCCGCGAGCACGGTCAGAAGGCCGACCAGTTGCCCGGTTACCGCAAGATCGACGACCCGGCCGCGCGCGAGCACGTCGCGCGTGTGTGGGGTGTCGACCCGGCGAGCCTGCCCGGTCCGGGCCGCTCCGCGTACGAGCTCCTCGACGCGTTGGGCACCGAGTCCGGTCCGAAGGCGATGCTCGTCTTCGGCAGCAACGTCGTCGTCTCCGGGCCCCGTTCGGCGCACGTCGCGGAACGCCTCAAGAGCCTGGACCTGCTCGTCGTCGCGGACTTCGTGCTGTCGGAGACCGCCGCGATGGCCGACGTCGTCCTCCCGGTCACGCAGTGGGCCGAGGAGAGCGGCACGATGACCAACCTCGAAGGCCGGATCCTGCTGCGCCGCAAGGCCATCGACGCTCCGGACGGGGTGCGCACCGATCTGGAAGTCCTCAATGGACTGGCGCAGCGCCTGGGTCAGCCCGCCGAACGCTTCCCGATCGACGCCGAGATCGTGTTCACCGAACTGCGTGAGGCGTCGCGGGGCGGTCTCGCGGACTACTCCGGTGTCACCTACGGCCGGCTGCACGAGGGTGAGGCGCTGTACTGGCCGGTGACCGGCACCGGGCACGCCGGAACGCCGCGGATGTTCCTGGACTCCTTCGCCCACGCCGACGGCCGCGCCCGGTTCGTCCCGGTCGAGCACCGCGGCCCGGCCGAGCCCGTCGACGACGAATACCCGCTGATCGCGACCACCGGCCGGGTTCTGCAGCACTACCAGTCCGGCGCGCAGACCCGCCGCACCGACGAGCTGAACGCGCTCGTGCCGGAGGTCTACGTCGAGGTCCACCCGGACACCGCCGCCCGCAGCGGCCTGGCGCACGGGGACTGGGCGCGGGTGGTCTCGCGGCGCGGGGAGACCACCGCGCGGGTGCGTTGCGTCGCCTCGATGCGGCCGGACACGGTGTTCCTGCCGTTCCACTTCCCCGGTGCGCAGCGCGCGAACCTGCTCACCAACCCGGCCCTGGACCCGGCGAGCCGCATGCCCGAGTTCAAGGTGTGCGCGGTCCGGTTGACCACGGAGGACGGTGCGGTATGA
- a CDS encoding TIGR02569 family protein: MSAGPRARHSPPGAVLMAFGLSGLEPEPLAGGRVHRCGDVVLTPVEDRPKALWIAGTLHALDVPDLRIARPLRSRDGRWIVGGWSARRFLSGTPEHRHDEIMLAALKLAHALDGVPPPKYLARRTDPDALADRVAWGDVDVPVDEAKGGRWFEVLAVARRPVDLPDQVVPGDLFGAVLFDEDAAPGIVDFDPFHRPAEWGAAVAAVDAVAWGDAPPEFFERWSHLPQWPQLLLRAVLFRLAGNALNPRATAASLDGLRAAAAAVSEIL, from the coding sequence GTGTCCGCAGGTCCGAGAGCCCGTCACAGCCCGCCGGGCGCGGTGTTGATGGCGTTCGGGCTCAGCGGGCTCGAACCGGAGCCGCTGGCGGGCGGGCGGGTGCACCGTTGTGGAGACGTGGTGCTGACCCCGGTCGAGGACAGGCCGAAGGCGCTCTGGATCGCCGGCACCCTGCACGCGCTCGACGTCCCGGACCTGCGTATCGCGCGTCCGCTGCGGTCGCGGGACGGCCGCTGGATCGTCGGGGGCTGGTCGGCTCGCCGGTTCCTCTCCGGCACTCCCGAGCACCGGCACGACGAGATCATGCTCGCCGCGCTCAAGCTCGCGCACGCGCTCGACGGGGTGCCGCCGCCGAAGTACCTCGCCCGCCGCACCGACCCGGACGCGCTCGCCGACCGCGTCGCCTGGGGTGACGTGGACGTGCCGGTCGACGAGGCCAAGGGCGGGCGCTGGTTCGAAGTCCTCGCCGTCGCGCGAAGACCCGTGGACCTGCCGGACCAGGTCGTGCCCGGTGACCTGTTCGGCGCGGTGCTGTTCGACGAAGACGCGGCGCCGGGCATCGTCGACTTCGATCCGTTCCACCGGCCCGCGGAATGGGGCGCCGCGGTCGCCGCCGTGGACGCCGTCGCCTGGGGTGACGCTCCGCCGGAGTTCTTCGAGCGCTGGTCCCATCTGCCGCAGTGGCCCCAGCTCCTGCTGCGTGCCGTGCTGTTCCGCCTCGCGGGCAACGCCCTCAACCCGCGCGCCACCGCCGCTTCTCTCGACGGTCTCCGTGCCGCGGCCGCCGCTGTCAGCGAGATCCTGTAG
- the moeZ gene encoding adenylyltransferase/sulfurtransferase MoeZ: protein MAGTLPPLVEPAAELTKEEVARYSRHLIIPDVGMVGQKRLKNAKVLVIGAGGLGSPALLYLAAAGVGTLGVIDFDVVDESNLQRQVIHGVSDVGKPKAVSAKESIAEINPFVDVILHTEQLTTENALDVFRGYDLILDGTDNFATRYLVNDAAVLLGKPYVWGSIFRFEGQVSVFWEDAPNGQGLNYRDLYPEPPPPGMVPSCAEGGVLGVLCASIGSIMVTEAIKLLTGIGEPLLGRLISYDALEMRYREVKIRKDPETPKITELIDYEAFCGVVSDEAQQAASGSTITPAELKAKFDAGEDFALIDVREPHEYEIVNIKGAKLIPKDRILSGEALAELPQDKPIVLHCKSGARSAEALAALHRAGFKDATHLGGGVLAWANQIDKSLPTY, encoded by the coding sequence ATGGCAGGGACACTGCCGCCGCTCGTGGAGCCGGCGGCCGAACTCACCAAGGAAGAGGTGGCCCGCTACAGTCGGCACCTGATCATCCCGGATGTCGGGATGGTGGGGCAGAAGCGGCTGAAGAACGCGAAGGTCCTGGTGATCGGCGCGGGTGGCCTCGGTAGCCCCGCGCTGCTGTACCTGGCCGCCGCGGGTGTCGGCACGCTCGGTGTCATCGATTTCGACGTGGTCGACGAGTCGAACCTGCAGCGCCAGGTCATCCACGGCGTGTCCGACGTCGGCAAGCCCAAGGCCGTCTCGGCCAAGGAGTCGATCGCCGAGATCAACCCGTTCGTCGACGTCATCCTGCACACCGAGCAGCTGACGACCGAGAACGCGCTCGACGTCTTCCGCGGCTACGACCTGATCCTGGACGGCACGGACAACTTCGCGACCCGCTACCTGGTCAACGACGCCGCCGTGCTGCTGGGCAAGCCGTACGTGTGGGGTTCGATCTTCCGGTTCGAGGGCCAGGTCAGCGTGTTCTGGGAGGACGCGCCGAACGGCCAGGGCCTCAACTACCGCGACCTCTACCCCGAGCCGCCGCCCCCGGGCATGGTCCCCTCGTGCGCCGAGGGTGGCGTGCTGGGCGTGCTGTGCGCCTCGATCGGCTCGATCATGGTGACCGAGGCGATCAAGCTGCTCACCGGCATCGGTGAGCCGCTGCTGGGCCGTCTCATCTCCTATGACGCGCTGGAGATGCGCTACCGCGAGGTCAAGATCCGCAAGGATCCGGAGACGCCGAAGATCACCGAGCTGATCGACTACGAGGCGTTCTGCGGTGTCGTCTCGGACGAGGCCCAGCAGGCCGCGTCGGGCAGCACCATCACCCCGGCGGAGCTGAAGGCCAAGTTCGACGCGGGTGAGGACTTCGCGCTCATCGACGTCCGCGAGCCGCACGAGTACGAAATCGTGAACATCAAGGGCGCCAAGCTGATCCCCAAGGACCGCATCCTGTCCGGCGAAGCGCTGGCGGAGCTGCCCCAGGACAAGCCGATCGTGCTGCACTGCAAGTCGGGTGCCCGTTCGGCCGAGGCGCTCGCGGCGCTGCACCGGGCTGGCTTCAAGGACGCCACCCACCTCGGTGGCGGCGTGCTGGCCTGGGCCAACCAGATCGACAAGAGCCTGCCGACCTACTGA
- a CDS encoding TetR/AcrR family transcriptional regulator, with product MTETAAAGQRGVRLPRTERRAQLLAAAQRVFSANGYHAAAMDEIAEQAGVSKPVLYQHFPGKLDLYTALLENHVDELVGRVREALESTTDNKLRVRAAVGAFFDFVASETGAFRMIFESDLRGEPVVQEAVDRATTECVDAITDTITADAGLDEGRARLLAVGLVGLSQVSARFWLAHHSTMSREEAVGLTATLAWRGIGGGFPLQHAPEAG from the coding sequence ATGACGGAGACTGCGGCAGCAGGGCAGCGGGGAGTCCGGCTACCCCGGACCGAACGGCGTGCCCAGCTTCTGGCCGCGGCGCAGCGCGTCTTCTCGGCCAACGGGTACCACGCGGCGGCCATGGACGAGATCGCCGAACAGGCAGGCGTCAGCAAGCCGGTGCTGTACCAGCACTTCCCCGGCAAGCTCGACCTCTACACCGCGCTGCTGGAGAACCACGTCGACGAGCTGGTCGGCCGGGTGCGCGAGGCGCTCGAATCGACCACGGACAACAAGCTGCGCGTGCGTGCCGCCGTCGGCGCCTTCTTCGACTTCGTCGCCAGTGAGACCGGCGCCTTCCGGATGATCTTCGAGTCCGACCTGCGCGGCGAGCCCGTCGTGCAGGAGGCCGTCGACCGCGCGACCACCGAGTGCGTCGACGCGATCACCGACACCATCACCGCCGACGCGGGCCTCGACGAGGGCCGCGCGCGCCTGCTGGCGGTCGGGCTGGTCGGGTTGAGCCAGGTCAGCGCCCGGTTCTGGCTGGCGCACCACAGCACGATGAGCCGTGAAGAGGCCGTGGGCCTGACGGCCACGCTCGCCTGGCGCGGCATCGGCGGTGGCTTTCCCCTCCAGCACGCCCCCGAGGCAGGCTGA
- a CDS encoding alpha/beta fold hydrolase gives MTDTVPDSRRAPDAGAPRVPVTHVPLSTRELPELDPKLPPWPGETEDVGGVSLHVRRTPGAEAETVLYVHGLGGSSTNWTDLSALLAPSAGGAAIDLPGFGFSEPEHAFDFSLDAHAEVVRKFADGLGAGPVHLVGNSMGGAVSLLVAARHPELVRTLTLISPAMPDRRPDPRRLSDPLMALAYLPLLGRKARRRLAAYTARERAQQVIKLCFADPGSFPEHRMAELVEEHSARAELAWAGSAMSRSTFGIFRTWFARGAASLWRVAPNVTVPTLVVWGTEDKVISVRRATRTAKLLPRGRLLVLPRTGHVAQMERPVVVAKAILGMWEEVAAGSW, from the coding sequence ATGACCGACACCGTCCCGGATTCCCGGCGGGCCCCGGATGCCGGGGCGCCCCGGGTGCCCGTCACGCACGTACCGCTGTCCACTCGTGAGCTACCCGAGCTGGACCCGAAACTCCCGCCGTGGCCGGGCGAAACCGAGGACGTCGGCGGCGTGTCGCTGCACGTGCGCCGCACACCGGGCGCCGAAGCCGAGACCGTGCTCTACGTGCACGGCCTGGGCGGATCGTCGACGAACTGGACCGATCTGTCCGCGCTGCTCGCGCCGAGCGCCGGTGGCGCCGCGATCGACCTGCCCGGGTTCGGGTTCTCCGAGCCGGAGCACGCCTTCGATTTCAGCCTCGACGCGCACGCCGAGGTCGTGCGGAAGTTCGCCGACGGCCTCGGGGCCGGGCCGGTGCACCTCGTCGGCAACTCGATGGGCGGCGCGGTCTCGCTGCTCGTCGCGGCACGGCACCCCGAACTGGTGCGCACGTTGACGTTGATCTCGCCCGCGATGCCCGATCGACGGCCCGACCCGCGGCGGCTGTCCGATCCGCTGATGGCGCTGGCGTACCTGCCGCTGCTCGGCCGCAAGGCGCGCCGCAGGCTGGCCGCCTACACCGCCCGTGAGCGCGCGCAGCAGGTCATCAAGCTGTGCTTCGCCGACCCCGGCTCGTTCCCGGAACACCGGATGGCCGAGCTGGTGGAGGAGCACTCCGCGCGGGCCGAGCTGGCGTGGGCGGGCTCGGCGATGTCGCGCAGCACGTTCGGGATCTTCCGGACCTGGTTCGCGCGCGGGGCCGCGTCGCTGTGGCGGGTGGCGCCGAACGTGACGGTTCCCACGCTCGTGGTGTGGGGCACGGAGGACAAGGTGATCTCGGTCCGCCGCGCGACCCGGACGGCGAAGCTGCTGCCGCGGGGGCGGTTGCTCGTGCTTCCGAGGACCGGGCACGTGGCGCAGATGGAACGCCCGGTTGTCGTAGCCAAGGCGATTTTGGGTATGTGGGAGGAAGTGGCGGCCGGTTCGTGGTAG
- a CDS encoding DUF3152 domain-containing protein — translation MNGASGGDRGEGKRTQYAPSSSRSSVRVSEDRYRPRSRRAQGEPLAASWKPPQAQLEQDPRQAREARRRRGKVRRLVGTYGWRVYALPVLLVITVLVAVNVTGEAPPSPTNSSQASDGVGVEDPGPEEQPALPRDLNIPTAELPAGGDFTQSGTMAYHVVPVPDDGVSGKEVGTGATEYHYTIEVENGIDASSYAGDDAFASAVEKTLSDVRSWIGTGQVKLQRVGADAPDIDFRVSLTTPDTAKRPDVCGFDIQFPTSCYSRSFDHRVVINLSRWVRGALAFTDLGLYRQYAINHEVGHALGNSHVGCQENGALAPVMMQQTFGVSNDYVAQLNAVDKYNSKAVPADGKTCVPNAWPVLQFGDKAPN, via the coding sequence GTGAACGGGGCGAGTGGCGGCGATCGTGGCGAGGGGAAGCGGACGCAGTACGCGCCTTCCTCCAGCCGGTCGTCGGTGCGCGTGAGCGAGGACCGCTACCGCCCGCGCTCCCGCCGCGCGCAGGGCGAGCCGCTGGCCGCGTCGTGGAAACCGCCGCAGGCGCAGCTCGAACAGGATCCCCGGCAGGCCCGCGAGGCGCGCCGCCGCCGCGGCAAGGTGCGCCGCCTCGTCGGCACGTACGGCTGGCGGGTGTACGCGCTCCCGGTGCTCCTCGTGATCACGGTGCTGGTCGCGGTCAACGTGACGGGTGAAGCGCCGCCGTCGCCGACGAACTCGTCGCAGGCCAGCGACGGTGTGGGGGTCGAGGACCCCGGGCCGGAGGAACAGCCCGCCCTGCCGCGCGATCTGAACATCCCCACCGCCGAGCTGCCTGCCGGCGGTGATTTCACGCAGAGCGGCACGATGGCCTACCACGTGGTGCCGGTGCCCGACGACGGCGTGAGCGGCAAGGAGGTCGGCACCGGCGCCACCGAGTACCACTACACGATCGAGGTCGAAAACGGCATCGACGCGTCCAGCTACGCCGGTGACGACGCGTTCGCGAGCGCCGTCGAAAAGACCCTGTCGGACGTGCGCAGCTGGATCGGCACCGGCCAGGTCAAGCTGCAGCGCGTCGGCGCGGACGCACCGGACATCGACTTCCGCGTGAGCCTCACCACGCCGGACACCGCGAAACGGCCGGACGTGTGCGGGTTCGACATCCAGTTCCCGACGTCCTGCTACTCGCGGTCGTTCGACCACCGCGTGGTGATCAACCTGTCCCGCTGGGTCCGCGGCGCGCTCGCGTTCACCGACCTGGGGCTGTACCGCCAGTACGCGATCAACCACGAGGTCGGGCACGCGCTGGGCAACAGCCACGTGGGCTGCCAGGAGAACGGCGCGCTGGCGCCCGTGATGATGCAGCAGACCTTCGGGGTGTCCAACGACTACGTGGCCCAGCTGAACGCGGTCGACAAGTACAACTCGAAGGCCGTTCCGGCGGACGGGAAGACGTGCGTCCCCAACGCCTGGCCGGTCCTGCAGTTCGGCGACAAGGCCCCGAATTAG
- a CDS encoding alpha/beta fold hydrolase, translating to MTATIRRAGFTTSDGTALHVDVSGPRDAAVTLVLVHAWTQDHLEWDPVLPLLPTGIRVVRYDHRGHGWSEPARPGTATVAQLADDLAELIAELAPEGELVLAGHSMGGMTVMALAERHPELVAARVRGVAFIATSSCDMDRLTLGLNGRAGRVAARVDKTFGRLLNRWGAEHVPIPAPLARPSVKWLAFGKKVARADVRAMTAQFLRAHPRSVGGFRDSMSGHDRRKALATLRDKPVVVLVGERDRITPVHHARVIAEELPSAEYVLFPGAGHELTYERTRAVAARLGRLVS from the coding sequence GTGACGGCCACGATCCGGCGGGCCGGGTTCACCACGAGCGACGGTACCGCGCTGCACGTCGACGTTTCCGGCCCGCGCGACGCCGCGGTGACCCTGGTCCTGGTGCACGCGTGGACACAGGACCACCTGGAGTGGGATCCCGTTCTGCCGCTGCTGCCGACCGGCATCCGGGTGGTGCGCTACGACCACCGCGGCCACGGCTGGTCCGAGCCTGCCCGCCCCGGCACGGCGACGGTCGCACAGCTCGCGGACGACCTCGCCGAGCTGATCGCGGAGCTGGCGCCGGAGGGTGAACTGGTCCTCGCCGGTCACTCGATGGGCGGAATGACGGTGATGGCGCTGGCCGAGCGGCACCCGGAACTGGTCGCCGCGCGCGTGCGCGGGGTCGCGTTCATCGCCACGTCGTCCTGCGACATGGACCGGCTCACGCTGGGCCTCAACGGGCGGGCCGGGCGCGTGGCGGCGCGGGTCGACAAGACGTTCGGACGGCTGCTGAACCGGTGGGGCGCCGAGCACGTGCCCATCCCGGCGCCGCTGGCCCGGCCGTCGGTCAAGTGGCTGGCGTTCGGGAAGAAGGTCGCGCGGGCCGACGTGCGGGCGATGACGGCGCAGTTCCTGCGGGCGCACCCGCGCAGCGTCGGCGGCTTCCGCGACTCGATGTCCGGCCACGACCGCCGCAAGGCCCTGGCGACGCTGCGGGACAAGCCGGTCGTCGTGCTGGTGGGGGAGCGGGACCGGATCACGCCCGTGCACCACGCGCGCGTGATCGCCGAGGAGCTGCCGTCGGCGGAGTACGTGCTCTTCCCCGGCGCCGGTCACGAACTGACCTACGAACGGACCCGCGCGGTGGCGGCGCGGTTGGGGCGACTGGTTTCGTAG
- a CDS encoding AurF N-oxygenase family protein produces MTRTLDDHGREKTAERLLKSSANKFYDPEVDIDWGAPLDEGKPFQLEHRSSLYGTHLWDRLTEEQRIELGRHELASIASNGIFFEVLLMQLLLKEVYNSDPTSRHVQYALTEIADECRHSTMFARSVETVGAPAYGPVKIVHRLGKLLPFIGYGPALYGSILVAEEILDRIQRESMADENIQPLVRMVNRIHVLEEARHVTFAREEVTRGMAKLSKPELLYQRWLIAIVSFAITRSLINPRVYKAVGLNPREAFETALANPNWHETLRWSGERIMAFLDEAGLVGQPGTYWWRKSFLLGAR; encoded by the coding sequence ATGACGCGAACGCTGGACGACCACGGCCGGGAGAAGACCGCGGAGCGGTTGCTGAAATCCTCGGCGAACAAGTTCTACGACCCCGAGGTCGACATCGACTGGGGCGCCCCGCTGGACGAGGGCAAGCCGTTCCAGCTGGAGCACCGCAGCTCGCTCTACGGCACGCACCTGTGGGACCGGCTCACCGAAGAGCAGCGCATCGAGCTGGGCAGGCACGAGCTCGCCAGCATCGCCAGCAACGGCATCTTCTTCGAGGTGCTGCTGATGCAGCTGCTGCTCAAGGAGGTCTACAACTCCGACCCGACGTCCCGGCACGTCCAGTACGCGCTCACCGAGATCGCCGACGAATGCCGCCACTCGACGATGTTCGCGCGCTCGGTCGAAACGGTCGGCGCACCCGCCTACGGTCCGGTCAAGATCGTGCACCGGCTGGGCAAGCTGCTGCCGTTCATCGGCTACGGCCCGGCGCTGTACGGCTCGATCCTCGTCGCGGAGGAGATCCTCGACCGCATCCAGCGCGAGAGCATGGCCGACGAGAACATCCAGCCGCTCGTGCGCATGGTCAACCGTATCCACGTGCTCGAAGAGGCGCGGCACGTGACCTTCGCGCGCGAGGAGGTCACGCGCGGCATGGCGAAGCTGTCCAAGCCCGAACTGCTCTACCAGCGCTGGCTCATCGCGATCGTCAGCTTCGCGATCACGCGCAGCCTCATCAACCCGCGCGTCTACAAGGCCGTCGGTCTCAACCCGCGGGAAGCGTTCGAAACCGCGCTGGCCAACCCGAACTGGCACGAAACGCTGCGCTGGTCCGGTGAGCGGATCATGGCGTTCCTGGACGAGGCCGGGCTGGTCGGGCAGCCGGGCACGTACTGGTGGCGCAAGTCGTTCCTGCTGGGGGCCCGGTGA
- a CDS encoding TetR/AcrR family transcriptional regulator — protein MTDRVKRGKHPKADEPATGDARRDRWRKHRVERRAEFVEAALKALDEHGPDLAMDDVAVAAGVTKPVLYRHFADKADLYDALGQRGTELLFSRLVPAINAELAPVPRIRMALDAFFTVIEEHPNLYRLLVRGSFAGKQADADVVAEDKELIATALTALLGDYMRMFNMDSGAAEPWAYGIVGMVQNTGEWWLERRSMSRDSVVEYLTQIIWAAIDGLARQQGVEIAPNKPLEENKIAQFTRAHPKEETDVG, from the coding sequence GTGACGGATCGTGTCAAGCGCGGAAAGCACCCCAAGGCCGACGAGCCCGCCACCGGCGACGCCCGGCGCGACCGCTGGCGCAAACACCGCGTCGAGCGACGAGCGGAGTTCGTCGAGGCGGCACTCAAGGCGCTGGACGAACACGGCCCGGACCTGGCGATGGACGACGTCGCGGTCGCGGCAGGCGTCACGAAACCGGTGCTGTACCGGCACTTCGCCGACAAGGCCGACCTGTACGACGCACTCGGCCAGCGCGGCACCGAACTGCTGTTCTCGCGACTGGTCCCGGCGATCAACGCCGAACTCGCGCCGGTCCCCCGCATCCGGATGGCGCTGGACGCGTTCTTCACCGTCATCGAGGAACACCCCAACCTCTACCGGCTCCTGGTGCGCGGCTCGTTCGCGGGCAAGCAGGCCGACGCCGACGTGGTGGCCGAGGACAAGGAACTCATCGCCACCGCGCTGACCGCCCTGCTCGGCGACTACATGCGGATGTTCAACATGGACTCCGGGGCGGCCGAACCGTGGGCCTACGGCATCGTCGGGATGGTCCAGAACACCGGTGAGTGGTGGCTGGAGCGCCGGTCGATGAGCCGGGACAGCGTCGTGGAGTACCTGACGCAGATCATCTGGGCCGCGATCGACGGGCTCGCCCGGCAGCAGGGCGTCGAGATCGCCCCGAACAAGCCGCTGGAGGAGAACAAGATCGCCCAGTTCACGCGGGCGCACCCGAAGGAGGAGACGGATGTCGGCTGA